TTATGAATTTCAATGTTTGTGATTGTGAGTCTTCGAGTATTATAATTTTCCTGGTACAATTTGCATTTTGGGAACCATattttatgttgaaagttttgtCTTTACCGAATTTGTCTTCTGAAATTTAGGCTAATCGTTCGGCGAAACTGAAGCAGTGCAAGCTTGATGCTCGTCGTGAGCagtggctttctcaaggtttgCAAGATATTGGTCTAATTTTCACATGCAATCAGTTCCCTTTACCCCCATGCGCATGGCTAACATTTCTCTgcatttttgtttaattatattatatatcaatgcatgtgtttttttttatttgatttcttattattatttctctGCTGTGTATATATTTgcaacttatttaaacaaagtGTTGCTATTATATGTTAATATTTCGTGAAtgcaattatatatattttcagtAAAAAATAAGGGGAGGTGTAAGGAGGAACTGAATAGTGGAGCAGGGAAACACGGGGGTGTGGATACAGAGAACGAGAGGGACCCGTTGATGGAGAAAATAGAGATAAGTCCAAGAGGTGGTGATGAGAGTTACGGGGATGGATCATCGATTCATCATTACATCGACTCTGGATCTTCACCTTCAGACAGTCCTACCAGTAATGCCAGTAGTTTATTGGGAAGCAATCATTCTGGGACAAACTTTACCGTGAGTAGTAGAagctgcagcagcagcagcagtcgCAGCAGCAATGGGTGCGATCCAGAAATCATGAGTGAGGAAGATGATGGTGATGATGGGTGCGTGGATGATTGGGAGGCTGTGGCTGATGCATTGGCTGAAATTGATAAAAAGCATGAGCATACCCCTGATTCGGCGTTGGGTTCATTGCCATTTGAGAACCATGGAAATCCCACTTCTCATTTCGAAATTACAAACCAAGTGATTGAGATTTCAAATGCAAATCCAGAGAGTGGAAGAATGGGTGGGCAGAGGCCTACGGTGAATTGCCGGGCTTGGAGGGTGGATGATGCTCTTCGGCCTCAATGCCTACCCACTTTATCAAAGCAGTATAGTTTCCCCTTGAAATCCGAGCGGCACATTGGCCATGGAGCATCTGTTTGGGGATGCAAGAATGTTGGGCCGGTCCCCTCGTCATGCCCAATATGCTTTGAAGAGTTAGACTGCACAGACTCCAGTTTTCTCCCTTGTTTTTGTGGATTCAGGCTCTGCCTCTTTTGTCACAAGAGGATTCTGGAGGAAGATGGGCGTTGTCCAGGTTGCAGGAAGCAGTATTCCCATGACCAAGTTGAGGGAGAGGCAATACTGAATGGAGGCAGTTTGACTTATCAATTGGCTCGTTCTTGTAGCATGATAACAAGGTCTTAGGAAGAGCTTAATTCTTGAACTTGTTTCTCCTAGCATGACTTGCATGTGTGTTTACTGCTAGACTCATCTTCTTAGCCTTCTGGTATTGGTatataaactttatttttttttacacgGCAATTTATTTTTGTCCTATTTCGTATTTGTTGATACACTCTGTACCGTGCTTATGATGATTTAGAAAACCTGTTATCCTGTGAATAGATAAAGTGCTACAAAAATGGAACATTTAGaactttattaattattaatatgagATTTTGCTCCGAAGTGATGTATAGCTTGTGCTCTTCTTGATGATAAAATTACGTGGAACTCTGAGACATTTGCTCTATCATCTCGTTGACTGATTCGCTAACTTGCAAGACTCTTTGGTATTTGTCTTATGATATCCTTGGACTTCACCGTTACATCCTCGTTCTTTTGTCAGCATTTGGAAAGTTGAAGAGTATCTATCTGTTATATGTATATAGAAATCTCCATGATGCGAGATGATGTAATACAAGGAAGAGCCATATTTACGTTAGAACTGCAGAATGATTCACTTTTATGGGGAGAAAAAATAcaacaaaattaaaattcaaatgcaaaattaaacaataaaaaCGTGACATTTAATAATGCATACGCTCCACTTATCTAATATAAAACTTTCGTgcataaaatgttttttttaaaaaaaataataatcgaaGTTCTACATACATAATACGCACATACATAAATGCACACTTATTTAGTAAAGACTCAGCTTCTTTATGTCCCCGTAAGGTTCGGTTTATTTCATTCTTCCTCGGGAAAACAAACCCAAAGAAAAACCTAGTTAAGAGTCGCGCCGAGTTACCACGAACCATCgataaaaaaatttccataaTAAGATTGATAATAATAGTGCATTGCCAAATTTTTCTGATAAATGATAAAAGAGGAAGTGCATTTCTTGCAAGCAGAGGATATGCGAATCCACAAGAAATAACGAAATGcaaaaaggaaaaagaagaagaagcatAGCTACACTTGAAATTACTGCAGCAAAAGTGATTGAAATCTGGGGCAATAGCATGGCCCATATTAAACAATATGATTTCCCCTTGGACACTCACATTAAGAGTCTTGTTCGGAAGAACTATGCTATCCACTACCATCACGCATTCACCTTATTGCAAAACACACAGAAAACATGGTGctactttttttatttttcgaaaaaaaaaaaaaaaatccagcaGAGAAAATTCGTGGTATACATACCGAGAATAGTGGCACCAAGCTTTGCATTGTAACCGCCCGAGGCCTGATATACATCATTAAGCTTAAGAAATGTTGCgtcaagaaaatcaaaagaCAAGAAACCAGATAAGTTAACCATCCATTACCAACCGCGGACTGTTTGACAGAAAATTTCAGTAAAActaatgtaaggtccaaaatatgATGTCGTgcaaatttaagaaaatgaaaaatgactagTTAAACGATTTTAATGCAAatctattattatttattaataagtATGATAACCATTCATGTACGTAATAGTTTATATTTTACATTTATCATCGCATGTGAACGCTCACTGACAAGTGAAAATTAAAGAGCCATTAACTAATGTTAGTTGGGTATGAATAAATTTTCACAAACaaacaaatattattaataatctTTAATGTAATTCAACcaatattttaaatacaaaaaGCTCAtgacaacatatatatatatacttaaaaAGAGTAATTTATTTTTACAGTTTCTTAATTATTCGTGCACCACTCA
The Primulina tabacum isolate GXHZ01 chromosome 9, ASM2559414v2, whole genome shotgun sequence DNA segment above includes these coding regions:
- the LOC142556161 gene encoding uncharacterized protein LOC142556161 — its product is MISDSTPSASIPMASSNPKDFAKKKRANRSAKLKQCKLDARREQWLSQVKNKGRCKEELNSGAGKHGGVDTENERDPLMEKIEISPRGGDESYGDGSSIHHYIDSGSSPSDSPTSNASSLLGSNHSGTNFTVSSRSCSSSSSRSSNGCDPEIMSEEDDGDDGCVDDWEAVADALAEIDKKHEHTPDSALGSLPFENHGNPTSHFEITNQVIEISNANPESGRMGGQRPTVNCRAWRVDDALRPQCLPTLSKQYSFPLKSERHIGHGASVWGCKNVGPVPSSCPICFEELDCTDSSFLPCFCGFRLCLFCHKRILEEDGRCPGCRKQYSHDQVEGEAILNGGSLTYQLARSCSMITRS